One genomic segment of Planctomycetia bacterium includes these proteins:
- a CDS encoding peptide ABC transporter ATP-binding protein, with product MSAEPLLVVRDLETHFPIRRGLLRRQVGAVRAVDGVSFAVGRGRTLGLVGESGCGKTTVGRSVLRLVEPTAGAVHYAGRDVRGTQGADLRALRRRMQIVFQDPYGSLNPRMTVRAILEEGLLIHRMGTAAERQERMVRSLERTGLAAAALERYPHEFSGGQRQRIAIARALVLEPEFLVLDEPISALDVSIQAQVVNLLVELRDLLGLTYLFISHDLSIVEHVSDEVAVMYLGRIVERAPAAGLGRAALHPYTQALFSAVPAIDPRHRRQRIVLTGDVPSPSRPPTGCRFHPRCPLAESVCRSVDPPATIVENRVIHCHVAARELDNASGNIAAAAAAIATRMAGGEAPAA from the coding sequence ATGAGCGCCGAGCCGCTGCTGGTCGTCCGCGACCTGGAGACGCACTTCCCGATCCGGCGCGGGCTCCTGCGCCGCCAGGTGGGCGCCGTGCGGGCGGTCGACGGCGTGAGCTTCGCCGTCGGCCGCGGCCGGACGCTCGGCCTTGTCGGCGAGAGCGGCTGCGGCAAGACCACCGTGGGGCGGAGCGTGCTGCGGCTCGTCGAGCCGACGGCCGGCGCTGTCCACTACGCCGGCCGCGACGTTCGCGGCACGCAGGGGGCCGATCTGCGGGCCCTGCGCCGGCGGATGCAGATCGTGTTCCAAGACCCCTACGGCTCGCTCAACCCACGGATGACGGTCCGGGCGATCCTCGAAGAGGGGCTGCTCATCCATCGCATGGGGACCGCCGCCGAACGGCAGGAGCGGATGGTGCGGTCGTTGGAGCGGACGGGGCTCGCCGCGGCGGCACTGGAGCGGTATCCGCACGAGTTCTCCGGTGGGCAGCGGCAGCGGATCGCGATCGCTCGGGCGCTCGTGCTGGAGCCGGAGTTCCTCGTCCTCGACGAGCCGATCTCGGCCCTCGACGTCTCGATCCAGGCGCAGGTCGTGAACCTGCTCGTCGAGCTCCGCGACCTGCTGGGGCTCACCTACCTGTTCATCTCGCACGACCTGTCGATCGTCGAGCACGTCTCCGACGAAGTGGCGGTGATGTACCTGGGTCGGATCGTGGAGCGGGCGCCGGCCGCGGGACTCGGCCGGGCCGCCCTCCATCCCTACACGCAGGCCCTGTTCTCCGCCGTGCCGGCGATCGACCCCCGGCACCGGCGCCAGCGGATCGTGCTCACGGGCGACGTGCCCAGCCCGTCGCGGCCCCCGACCGGCTGCCGCTTCCATCCGCGCTGCCCGCTCGCCGAGTCGGTCTGCCGGTCCGTCGATCCACCGGCAACGATCGTCGAGAACAGGGTCATCCACTGCCACGTCGCGGCCCGGGAACTCGACAACGCCAGCGGGAACATCGCCGCGGCCGCCGCCGCGATCGCCACGCGGATGGCCGGCGGCGAAGCCCCGGCGGCCTGA
- a CDS encoding peptide ABC transporter permease: protein MATYLLRRLLLGLLTLLVITCFVYALARNMPGNPLTAQMGEDPSRKLNPEDIARMQRSFGLDKPWHVGYWRWLGNVAGGDLGRSITRKQPVTTLIAERIGPTLIVSGTAFLLTWLLAIPLGLYASARSGSVDERAGSLVLYALYSFPTFVAALLLQIVFAIWLRGTPWELPLFGMTDLGPDAGLGRRILDVARHAILPVTCQTYVSLAYDSRFIKANMEEVLRQDYIRTARAKGAGPGRVLFRHAFRNTLIPLVTLLGLSLPGLIGGSIIIEQIFSWPGMGRLFFESIRERDYPTIMGLTLMFSVLALLGQLLADLLYGLVDPRVSVE from the coding sequence ATGGCGACCTATCTGCTGCGGCGGCTGCTCCTCGGCCTGCTCACGCTCCTCGTGATCACCTGCTTCGTCTACGCGCTGGCCCGCAACATGCCGGGCAACCCGCTGACGGCGCAGATGGGGGAGGACCCGAGCCGCAAGCTCAACCCCGAGGACATCGCCCGCATGCAGCGGAGCTTCGGCCTCGACAAGCCCTGGCACGTCGGCTACTGGCGCTGGCTGGGCAACGTGGCTGGCGGCGACCTCGGCCGCTCGATCACCCGCAAGCAGCCGGTCACGACGCTCATCGCCGAACGGATCGGCCCCACGCTCATCGTCTCCGGGACCGCCTTCCTCCTCACCTGGCTGCTGGCGATCCCCCTCGGCCTCTATGCCTCGGCCCGCAGCGGGTCCGTCGACGAGCGGGCCGGGAGCCTCGTCCTCTACGCGCTCTACTCGTTCCCGACGTTCGTGGCGGCGCTGCTCCTGCAGATCGTGTTCGCGATCTGGCTGCGCGGGACGCCCTGGGAGCTGCCGCTGTTCGGCATGACCGACCTCGGCCCCGACGCCGGCCTCGGCCGGCGGATCCTCGACGTCGCCCGGCACGCGATCCTGCCGGTCACCTGCCAGACGTATGTCAGCCTCGCCTACGACAGCCGGTTCATCAAGGCGAACATGGAGGAGGTGCTGCGGCAGGACTACATCCGCACCGCCCGGGCCAAGGGGGCGGGGCCGGGCCGCGTCCTCTTCCGCCATGCCTTCCGCAACACGCTCATCCCGCTGGTCACGCTCCTCGGCCTGTCGCTCCCCGGCCTGATCGGCGGCTCGATCATCATCGAGCAGATCTTCAGCTGGCCGGGCATGGGCCGGCTGTTCTTCGAGAGCATCCGCGAGCGCGACTACCCGACGATCATGGGGCTGACGTTGATGTTCAGCGTGCTGGCGCTCCTCGGGCAGCTGCTCGCCGACCTGCTCTACGGCCTCGTCGACCCCCGGGTGAGCGTGGAATGA
- a CDS encoding ABC transporter ATP-binding protein: MPLLEIQDLVTAFHTPAGRVPAVDGVSLSIEPGRTLGLVGESGCGKSVTAMSVLRLVAAPGVIESGRILLAARGGSAPGGPVDLVRLPERELRRVRGGRIGMIFQEPMTSLNPVFTIGEQVAEVVSLHRGASRVEARARALEMLRLVRLADPEQRLDEYPHQLSGGMRQRVMIAMALACEPDLVIADEPTTALDVTIQAQILDLLADLRRRLGTAILLITHDLGVVAETCDEVAVMYAGRIVERGPAATIFARPLHPYTIGLLAAKPDPTAPRGAVLRTIPGMVPPPQEFPAGCRFHPRCAYARRGVRGGPACDAALPELREVEPGHFVRCHYAGDLGPESPPAAAIGGAA; this comes from the coding sequence ATGCCCCTCCTCGAGATCCAGGACCTCGTGACCGCCTTCCACACGCCGGCCGGCCGTGTGCCGGCCGTGGACGGCGTCTCCCTGTCGATCGAGCCGGGGCGGACGCTCGGCCTCGTCGGCGAGAGCGGCTGTGGCAAAAGCGTGACCGCGATGTCGGTGCTCCGACTCGTGGCGGCGCCGGGGGTGATCGAGTCGGGCCGGATCCTCCTCGCGGCCCGGGGCGGGTCGGCACCGGGCGGGCCGGTCGACCTCGTGCGGCTCCCGGAGCGGGAGCTGCGCCGGGTCCGTGGCGGGCGGATCGGGATGATCTTCCAGGAGCCGATGACGAGCCTCAATCCGGTGTTCACGATCGGCGAACAGGTGGCGGAGGTCGTCAGCCTGCACCGCGGCGCGTCGCGGGTGGAGGCCCGGGCCCGGGCCCTGGAGATGCTCCGCCTCGTGCGGCTCGCCGATCCGGAGCAGCGGCTCGACGAATATCCCCACCAGCTCTCCGGCGGCATGCGGCAGCGGGTGATGATCGCCATGGCCCTGGCCTGCGAGCCCGACCTCGTGATCGCCGACGAGCCGACGACGGCGCTCGACGTCACGATCCAGGCGCAGATCCTCGACCTGCTCGCCGACCTGCGGCGCCGGCTGGGGACGGCGATCCTGCTCATCACGCACGACCTCGGCGTCGTCGCCGAGACCTGCGACGAGGTGGCGGTGATGTACGCGGGCCGGATCGTGGAGCGCGGCCCGGCGGCCACGATCTTCGCCCGACCGCTCCACCCCTACACCATCGGCCTGCTGGCGGCGAAGCCCGACCCGACGGCGCCGCGCGGCGCCGTGCTACGGACGATTCCCGGCATGGTGCCGCCGCCGCAGGAGTTTCCCGCCGGCTGCCGCTTCCATCCGCGCTGTGCGTATGCGCGGCGCGGTGTCCGGGGTGGGCCGGCCTGCGATGCCGCGCTGCCGGAGCTGCGCGAGGTCGAGCCCGGGCACTTCGTCCGCTGCCACTACGCCGGCGACCTGGGTCCGGAATCCCCGCCGGCGGCCGCGATCGGAGGGGCGGCATGA